Below is a window of Mucilaginibacter ginkgonis DNA.
TGCATTACGAACCGGATATAACCGAGTTTCGAAGGAGCGACTTTCACAAGCTGAAATATTATCGACTATGCTTTATCCCAAAAATAAAGCTATTGGCTTTCAATCAGGTATTTACGATTCATGGCAATGGATATTGCTTGGCAGTGAACACACCTGGGGATACTGGAAGCCTGAAATGCCTATCTCAAAAAAAGTCGAAGCTGTTAAAGCATCCTATTTTGAAAATGGTGATAAGACCAGCAGAGAACTTTTTACAAATATCTTGCAACCGATTTCCAGCAGTGAAACACAATCCTTCACAGTTCTAAATGCGCTTTCTTGGACGCGAACTGGCCTTGTTACCCTCACTGATCTGCAAAGTAAGGGTTACAGCGGAATTGTTGATGTTTCCGGTAATTCCATCCCATCTCAACGCCTAATTTCGGGAGAATTGGTTTTCATGGCGCCGGGGATACCTGCACTTGGATCAAAAACATTTAGGCTGGTGAAAACGCTTGATCAGATTCCCAAAGAACCAATGGCTTCTGACACGACACTTGAAAATAAGTTGATAAAGGTGATAGTTGATCGGAAAACGGGCGATATTGTAAGCTTTTACGACAAACGGACTCTACATGAATTTGTCAATACCAAATCAACTTATTCATTGAATTCCTACAGGTATGTACTTGGAAGAGATTCCTCGTTTAAGAGCGGAATACCAACCGACGTAAATATCTCTGTTAAAGATAATGGTCCGGTTATGGCATCTTTGAAAATAGAATCCAAGGCACCGGGATGTAATGCTCTTGTCCGCGAAATTCGGATCTACGCAAATCAGCCGCAAGTAGACATCTTCAACGTTTTGGATAAAATTTCTACAACAACAAAAGAAAGTGTGCATTTTGCGTATGCCTTTGATGTGCCTAACGGAACAATCCGTTTTGACATACCATGGGGAGTTATGAATCCTCAAACCGAACAGCTCCCGGGAGGCGCCAATCAAAATTTTCTAGCTTTTCAACGTTGGATTGATATTACCAATAGCCAATTTGGAGTGGCTTGGACATGTATAGAATCTCCAATAGTAGAATTAGGTGGGATAACAATAAACAGGAAAAGGGCCAGATATGGAGAAGACCATTATATCAAAAATCTCCCGATAAATAATCGTACGATAGTTTCTTATGCGCTTAATAATAGGTGGGGCACAAATTTCCCTCTTGAACAAGGTGGTATCATTCCTTTCCATTATATAATCCTTCCTCATGGAGCATTTGACCCTGTAATTACTAACCGGTTTGGGCTGGAACAAAATCGCCCATTGGTCGCAGTTTTATCAACTAAAGATGCAATAAGTAAACCAATGGTTTCTATAGATAATCCACGTGTATTCATTTCCGCGTTAAGCCCTTCGAAAGACGGTAAGGCGATAATGCTTAGATTACGTTCCCTATCAAATACAACCGAAAATGTTACCCTTACTTATCCATCGGGCTCACCAAAATCAATAAATCTGTCCGATCCGACTGAAACAATCGGAGTAAAACAAAGTGATTTGATCCGTTTAAACTCATATGGAACAGCGACTTTAAGAATGGTATTTGAATAACAATTTTATCATACTGAACATGAAGAGAACCATGCGCAGATTGGGAATTGCGTATATTTTTAATATTTAACCCTTTCAAAATGCTGTGTATTTGCTAAAAATATCCTAATGTCTCAAATTGGTACACTTGAATCAGGCGTTTCACAATTGTGGCCGCCTTTTATGCGCAACAGCATTAACTCTCCGATAGATCTATCCCTAAAAAGGTTGCCGGTGCAATCCCTCACTATCCAATTGAATATAAATTCGATGAGTGTTGAATAGGCGAGAGGACGTGAAGCTTGCGAAGACTTTATGCAAAAATCATAAATCATCTTCCTAAGAACTTACCTGAAAAAACTATCAGATCTTTTGTCCCATC
It encodes the following:
- a CDS encoding glycoside hydrolase family 38 N-terminal domain-containing protein, giving the protein MKNLKILLVCLFILASLFQNFQSLHASGFSKAAKALIKTDSVFPNAIEFEPQPVYRYRPDGKPGREIILHFKNSKLFDLATMTIECEGKTETTIVPANANGTTALTILLPEGIAVAKDCLLKVTIKSKEHQLSASAIIPFKRQWTVFVYPHSHVDIGYTQTQEIVKKITVRNLINGMELAKKTANYPVGSRYIWNTEAVWATENFLKVATATQRAAFIDAVKKGQVGLNANYANLNTSICSDEELLRMFQAGLKINQLTGVKSKTMVQIDVPGISWGIVQAAAQYGIKGIITFPNSSYHNDTLFQKPFYFVAPDRKTKVLYIQGPQYDWGWYWKALKIKPSPYPNYENPAGGWIQDYPAVVDYIKTKNPSENFIPLSYLTKETDAIEKAGLPYDYFTMTWSMSDNSIIDADLPDAVKAWNSKYAFPKLVISSGENIIDAYLKKFGNLIPERHGDLTEYWTDGLGSDALRTGYNRVSKERLSQAEILSTMLYPKNKAIGFQSGIYDSWQWILLGSEHTWGYWKPEMPISKKVEAVKASYFENGDKTSRELFTNILQPISSSETQSFTVLNALSWTRTGLVTLTDLQSKGYSGIVDVSGNSIPSQRLISGELVFMAPGIPALGSKTFRLVKTLDQIPKEPMASDTTLENKLIKVIVDRKTGDIVSFYDKRTLHEFVNTKSTYSLNSYRYVLGRDSSFKSGIPTDVNISVKDNGPVMASLKIESKAPGCNALVREIRIYANQPQVDIFNVLDKISTTTKESVHFAYAFDVPNGTIRFDIPWGVMNPQTEQLPGGANQNFLAFQRWIDITNSQFGVAWTCIESPIVELGGITINRKRARYGEDHYIKNLPINNRTIVSYALNNRWGTNFPLEQGGIIPFHYIILPHGAFDPVITNRFGLEQNRPLVAVLSTKDAISKPMVSIDNPRVFISALSPSKDGKAIMLRLRSLSNTTENVTLTYPSGSPKSINLSDPTETIGVKQSDLIRLNSYGTATLRMVFE